One Methylocaldum marinum DNA window includes the following coding sequences:
- a CDS encoding YdcF family protein: MNWNWLITNLVAALLLPPLNMLIVGAVGLRQIKLRPRLGRSLIAASLLGLGLLSTPYVSSCLMATLQVPPLQTFEHDTEVMVILGGGIQSDAPEYGDGASINARTLERLRYGAFLYRKTGKPILVTGGAPQGYAAEAPIMRSILEDEFKVPVGWVESNSRTTRENARFSARILKQAGISRIYLVSHSWHLARAVPEFEREGLVVVPAGTGYASVNHIGLFDFVPDYRAVANSVLAFHEWIGLAWYRISKGS, translated from the coding sequence ATGAACTGGAATTGGCTGATCACCAATCTGGTGGCCGCGCTGCTGCTGCCTCCACTGAACATGCTGATCGTCGGCGCTGTCGGCCTACGCCAAATCAAACTGCGGCCCCGTCTGGGCCGCAGTTTGATTGCCGCAAGCCTGTTAGGATTGGGGCTGTTGTCGACGCCTTACGTGTCCAGCTGCCTCATGGCTACGCTCCAGGTTCCGCCCCTGCAGACTTTCGAGCACGACACGGAAGTCATGGTGATTCTCGGCGGAGGCATTCAGTCCGATGCGCCGGAGTACGGGGACGGAGCATCGATCAACGCGCGTACCTTGGAGCGGCTTAGATACGGGGCATTCTTGTACCGCAAGACCGGAAAGCCGATCCTGGTCACCGGTGGCGCGCCTCAAGGCTACGCTGCCGAAGCTCCGATCATGCGCTCGATCTTGGAAGACGAGTTCAAGGTTCCGGTCGGCTGGGTGGAAAGCAACTCCCGAACGACCCGGGAAAATGCCAGGTTCTCCGCTCGAATTCTCAAACAGGCCGGTATAAGCCGGATTTATCTCGTCAGTCATTCCTGGCATCTGGCGCGGGCAGTTCCTGAGTTCGAGCGGGAAGGATTGGTGGTGGTCCCGGCCGGAACCGGGTATGCTTCCGTCAACCACATCGGTTTGTTTGACTTCGTGCCCGATTATCGAGCTGTAGCAAACAGCGTTCTGGCTTTCCATGAGTGGATCGGTCTGGCCTGGTATCGAATTTCGAAGGGATCGTGA
- the gyrA gene encoding DNA gyrase subunit A — translation MTSFAKEIIPVNLEDEMKQSYLDYAMSVIVGRALPDVRDGLKPVHRRVLYAMHELSNDWNKPYKKSARVVGDVIGKYHPHGDAAVYDTIVRMAQPFSLRYMLIDGQGNFGSVDGDPPAAMRYTEVRMARIAHELLADLEKETVDFVPNYDESEKEPSVLPTRIPNLLINGSAGIAVGMATNIPPHNLAEVINACLLLIENPDAGIAELMEHIPGPDFPTAGIINGARGIREAYLTGRGRIYIRARCDFEDDGGRTSIIVSELPYQVNKARLMEKIAELAKEGKLEGISGLRDESDKDGMRMVIELKRGEVPEVVLNNLYQQTAMQSVFGINMVALLDGRPRCMNLKELLAAFIDHRREVVTRRTLYDLRKARERAHILEGQAIALANIDEVIELIKTSPTPADAKQRLLERTWRPGVVSELLARAEDAIRSRPENLAAGYGLTENGYNLSPEQAQAILDLRLHRLTGLEQDKIIDEYKQLLAQIDEFLEILASDKRLMEVIRDELQAIRDQFGDKRRTQIIEDHLDLSAEDLITEEDVVVTVSHEGYVKSQPLGVYRAQRRGGRGKAAATTKEEDFIEKLIVANTHDTILCFSSVGKVYWLKVYELPSASRTSRGKPFVNLLPLEQGERINAILPVREFDESHYVFMVTASGIVKKVALREFERPRPSGKIAIDLRQDDHLVNVAITDGKQRVMLFSNAGKAVCFGEDDVRPMGRGATGVRGMTLNDGQKIIALIIGTEGSVLNVTENGFGKRTDLSDFPVHRRGGQGVIAIQTSDRNGPVVGAVLVQDSDEIMLITDVGTLVRTRVEEIRELGRNTQGVMVIRLSPGEKVVGVDRIPVLEGEIGELAETDENQEGDDG, via the coding sequence ATGACTTCCTTCGCCAAAGAAATTATTCCGGTCAATCTCGAAGACGAGATGAAGCAGTCCTATCTCGATTACGCCATGAGCGTGATTGTGGGGCGCGCCCTGCCGGATGTTCGTGACGGTCTGAAACCGGTACATCGGCGCGTGCTTTACGCCATGCACGAACTGAGCAACGACTGGAATAAGCCTTACAAGAAGTCCGCCCGCGTGGTGGGTGACGTCATCGGTAAATACCATCCTCACGGCGATGCCGCGGTTTACGACACCATCGTACGTATGGCCCAGCCGTTCTCGCTGCGCTATATGCTGATTGACGGCCAAGGTAATTTCGGTTCGGTCGATGGCGATCCGCCCGCGGCCATGCGTTACACCGAAGTGCGCATGGCCCGCATTGCACACGAACTGCTCGCGGATCTCGAGAAAGAGACGGTCGACTTCGTTCCGAACTACGACGAGTCCGAAAAAGAACCTTCGGTGCTGCCGACGCGCATTCCGAACCTGCTCATCAACGGTTCGGCGGGCATTGCGGTGGGCATGGCGACCAACATCCCGCCCCACAATCTCGCCGAGGTCATCAATGCCTGTTTGCTGCTGATCGAAAATCCGGATGCAGGCATTGCCGAACTGATGGAGCACATTCCGGGTCCGGATTTTCCCACGGCGGGCATCATCAACGGCGCGCGCGGCATCCGCGAAGCCTATCTCACCGGGCGGGGGCGCATTTATATCCGGGCCCGCTGCGATTTCGAGGACGACGGCGGGCGCACAAGCATTATCGTCAGCGAGCTGCCGTACCAGGTGAACAAGGCGCGGCTCATGGAAAAAATCGCCGAGTTGGCCAAGGAAGGAAAGCTGGAGGGTATCTCCGGCCTGCGCGACGAATCGGACAAGGACGGCATGCGCATGGTGATCGAGCTCAAGCGCGGCGAAGTACCGGAAGTGGTGCTGAACAATCTGTATCAGCAGACCGCCATGCAGAGCGTGTTCGGCATCAATATGGTGGCCTTGCTGGACGGCCGTCCGCGCTGCATGAATCTCAAGGAGTTGCTCGCGGCCTTCATCGACCATCGCCGCGAAGTCGTCACCCGGCGCACGCTGTACGATCTCAGAAAGGCGCGCGAGCGGGCCCATATCCTGGAAGGGCAGGCGATCGCTCTCGCCAACATCGACGAGGTGATCGAACTGATCAAGACCTCGCCCACACCGGCGGACGCGAAACAGCGGCTGTTGGAACGTACCTGGCGTCCCGGCGTGGTTTCGGAGCTTCTGGCCAGGGCAGAGGACGCGATACGGTCCCGTCCGGAAAACCTCGCAGCCGGTTACGGTCTGACCGAAAACGGTTACAACCTGTCGCCGGAACAGGCCCAGGCGATCTTGGATCTCCGTCTGCACCGCCTGACCGGTCTCGAACAGGACAAGATCATCGACGAGTACAAGCAGCTCTTGGCACAGATCGACGAGTTCCTCGAAATTCTGGCCAGCGACAAGCGGCTTATGGAAGTCATTCGCGACGAGCTACAAGCCATCCGTGATCAGTTCGGCGACAAGCGCCGCACCCAAATCATCGAGGATCATCTCGATTTATCCGCCGAAGATTTGATCACCGAGGAAGACGTGGTGGTTACGGTCTCGCACGAGGGCTACGTGAAATCGCAGCCGCTCGGCGTTTATCGGGCGCAGCGGCGGGGCGGGCGCGGCAAGGCGGCCGCGACCACCAAGGAAGAGGACTTCATCGAAAAACTTATCGTTGCCAATACCCATGACACCATTCTGTGCTTCTCGAGCGTGGGCAAGGTGTACTGGCTCAAGGTCTACGAGCTGCCTTCGGCCAGCCGGACTTCGCGCGGCAAGCCTTTCGTCAATCTGCTGCCGCTGGAACAGGGCGAGCGCATCAATGCCATTCTGCCGGTACGGGAGTTCGATGAAAGCCATTACGTGTTCATGGTGACTGCATCCGGTATCGTCAAGAAAGTGGCGCTGCGGGAATTCGAACGTCCGCGCCCGTCCGGGAAAATCGCCATTGATCTCCGTCAGGACGACCACTTGGTGAATGTTGCCATCACGGACGGCAAGCAGCGGGTCATGCTGTTCAGCAACGCGGGCAAGGCGGTGTGCTTCGGGGAAGATGACGTTCGGCCGATGGGCCGCGGTGCAACCGGCGTGCGCGGCATGACGCTGAACGACGGACAAAAGATCATCGCCCTTATCATCGGCACTGAAGGTTCGGTGCTGAATGTTACCGAAAACGGCTTCGGCAAGCGCACGGACCTGAGCGATTTTCCGGTGCATCGGCGTGGCGGCCAAGGCGTGATCGCTATTCAGACCAGCGACCGTAACGGTCCCGTGGTCGGCGCCGTGCTGGTGCAGGATTCGGACGAGATTATGCTGATTACCGACGTCGGGACGCTGGTAAGAACGCGGGTCGAAGAGATTCGGGAACTCGGACGCAATACCCAGGGCGTGATGGTCATTCGCCTTAGTCCGGGCGAAAAAGTGGTCGGCGTGGACAGGATTCCGGTACTCGAGGGCGAAATCGGCGAATTGGCGGAAACGGATGAAAACCAGGAGGGTGACGATGGCTAG
- a CDS encoding ATP-binding protein, which produces MSEDSDTLIGHLLEVRNGRFVAKLLGEDEGFRPTIEIGGEVKVVGQTGSYVSIRQHGFRSLALINRVEADRSDGRPCRCAANSLVTLTPIGQIADDGAFQRGVRHFPAPGGEVHVVAQREINSVFEKYRQFGFDIGYLPSSPSASVYLDPSALCSRHFAILGQSGSGKSWTVASLIQHMVDAMPNAHIILLDLHGEYCWKDRNRALHSAFNPDRTRYLDARALEIPYWLMTFAELLDLLVDRNDPGAAIQTAFLREMIYDLKKKSAKSLDLETISLDSPIYFSLQEVYDSFKEANEFRTDFGKIKGPLFGQFDEFLVKLQSRLNDVRYDFLLNPVRRNRSESLPGLLRDFVGLGNPKCQITIIDLSPVPFDVRPTVSAQIGRLAFEFNYWNPFNREFPILLICEEAHAYIPRESSTQFEGTRKTMERIAKEGRKYGVGLGVVSQRPHELSETVLSQCGTYICLRITNPDDQEYVRKLVPEGESDLVDILTSLSRGEAMILGEAVPLPSRAQIRKPEPTPNSNDADFYTAWTSGPEDLDIEGIVNRWRRQGR; this is translated from the coding sequence ATGTCCGAGGATAGCGATACGCTTATTGGTCATTTGCTGGAGGTTCGCAATGGCCGATTCGTGGCCAAGCTGTTGGGTGAGGACGAGGGCTTTCGACCGACGATAGAAATTGGAGGCGAGGTTAAAGTCGTCGGGCAGACGGGATCTTACGTTTCGATCCGTCAGCATGGTTTTCGATCCTTGGCCCTGATCAATCGCGTCGAAGCGGATCGTTCCGACGGTCGACCCTGCCGCTGCGCTGCCAACAGCCTGGTCACGCTCACGCCTATTGGACAGATTGCCGACGACGGTGCATTCCAGCGCGGGGTGAGACATTTTCCGGCCCCGGGCGGTGAAGTGCACGTCGTGGCTCAGCGCGAGATCAATTCGGTTTTCGAGAAGTACCGGCAATTTGGGTTCGATATAGGCTATCTTCCCAGCAGTCCATCGGCGTCCGTCTATCTCGATCCATCCGCCTTGTGCAGCCGCCATTTCGCTATTCTCGGCCAGTCCGGTTCGGGTAAGTCGTGGACGGTGGCGAGTCTTATCCAGCATATGGTCGACGCCATGCCGAACGCGCATATCATTCTGCTCGATTTGCACGGCGAATATTGCTGGAAGGACAGGAACAGAGCTCTGCATTCGGCTTTCAATCCGGATCGAACGCGTTATCTCGATGCGCGGGCACTGGAAATTCCGTACTGGTTGATGACGTTCGCGGAGCTGCTCGACTTGCTGGTTGATCGCAACGACCCGGGAGCTGCCATACAGACGGCGTTCCTGCGCGAGATGATTTACGACTTGAAGAAAAAATCGGCGAAATCTCTGGATTTGGAGACGATTTCGCTGGATTCGCCGATTTACTTCTCGCTGCAGGAGGTATACGACAGCTTTAAGGAAGCCAACGAATTCCGCACCGATTTCGGCAAAATCAAAGGTCCGCTTTTCGGCCAGTTCGACGAATTTCTGGTCAAGCTGCAGAGCCGGCTGAATGACGTGCGCTACGATTTTCTGCTCAATCCGGTGAGACGGAACCGTTCGGAATCGCTTCCCGGACTGCTCCGGGACTTCGTTGGTTTGGGCAACCCGAAGTGCCAGATCACAATCATCGACTTGAGCCCGGTACCCTTCGATGTGCGTCCGACGGTTTCGGCGCAGATCGGGCGGCTGGCCTTCGAGTTCAATTACTGGAACCCGTTCAATCGCGAGTTCCCGATTCTTCTGATCTGCGAGGAGGCTCATGCCTATATCCCCCGGGAGTCGAGCACTCAGTTCGAAGGGACCCGGAAGACCATGGAACGGATCGCCAAGGAAGGACGCAAGTACGGCGTCGGCCTTGGCGTCGTCAGTCAGCGGCCGCACGAACTGTCGGAAACGGTGTTGTCGCAATGCGGCACGTATATCTGTTTGCGCATTACCAACCCCGACGACCAGGAGTACGTTCGCAAGCTGGTGCCGGAAGGCGAGTCCGATTTGGTTGATATCCTCACTTCTCTCAGTCGCGGCGAGGCCATGATTCTCGGCGAGGCCGTGCCGCTTCCCAGCCGGGCCCAGATTCGCAAGCCCGAACCCACGCCCAACAGCAACGACGCGGACTTCTACACGGCATGGACATCGGGGCCGGAAGATCTGGATATCGAAGGCATCGTCAATCGCTGGCGGCGCCAAGGGCGGTGA
- the thiE gene encoding thiamine phosphate synthase, with protein MPHIRLPFPRAGLYAITRENYPNEQALADAVAAAIRGGAVAVQYRAKASRDPLREAAKLLAVCRESGVPLIINDDVELARCVEADGVHVGKDDQSLAEARGVLGPAAIIGVSCYDSVELAVQAEANGASYAAFGRFFPSKTKPDAPCARLETLAEAKRRVSIPIAAIGGVTPENGGLLVDAGADFLAVIEAVFGGADPEPAASDFLPLFNRKRKGE; from the coding sequence ATGCCTCATATTCGTTTGCCGTTTCCCCGCGCGGGACTGTATGCCATTACCCGAGAAAACTATCCGAACGAACAAGCCCTGGCCGACGCCGTCGCGGCAGCCATTAGAGGCGGAGCCGTTGCGGTTCAATACCGTGCCAAGGCTTCCCGGGATCCGCTACGCGAGGCGGCTAAACTCCTGGCGGTCTGTCGCGAGAGCGGCGTGCCGCTGATCATCAATGATGACGTGGAACTCGCCCGCTGCGTCGAGGCCGACGGCGTGCATGTGGGTAAGGATGATCAGTCTCTGGCGGAAGCGAGGGGCGTTTTAGGGCCGGCGGCCATTATCGGCGTCTCCTGCTACGACTCGGTCGAACTCGCAGTTCAGGCCGAGGCCAACGGTGCAAGTTATGCCGCATTCGGTCGGTTCTTTCCTTCCAAGACCAAACCCGACGCGCCTTGCGCTCGATTGGAGACACTCGCGGAAGCTAAACGGCGTGTCTCCATTCCTATCGCCGCAATTGGCGGCGTGACCCCGGAGAATGGCGGCTTGCTCGTGGACGCCGGTGCTGATTTTCTGGCTGTGATTGAAGCGGTCTTCGGGGGGGCGGATCCGGAACCTGCGGCATCCGACTTCTTACCCTTGTTCAATCGGAAAAGGAAAGGAGAGTAG
- a CDS encoding methyl-accepting chemotaxis protein: MKINLPITGNESTYPADAQLISTTDLKGIITYTNKSFQDVAGFTEHELLHKSHNIVRHPDMPPEAFIDLWSTLKNRSPWMGIVKNRCKNGDHYWVDAFVMPMLDGDRIVGYESVRVNPSREHVARAEALYRSFREKKFKVFSLFRLSFRAKAFVGFLVAITPPLALAFNGVGAHPMFFATAAVSLGIAAVMTRLLINPLTRAANYSRQFIDNSIARQVYAGRDDEVGQLQTAITSLQARLRTVIGRFEDAAGRLRRMATQTREAAAQTSADLAHQQAEIAMVATAVDEMTATVQSIARNAAEAASAADRATGAAGKGKQAVGQTSVAIDDLAHEVESAAQVIEKLEQESKGIDVVVSVIRDIADQTNLLALNAAIEAARAGERGRGFAVVAEEVRKLASTTQSSTREIQQIVERLQNGAQKASAVMEKGRRQAQVSVQQAEICNETLSEITRAIEEIKDMNVQVASAVEEQSCVTQEIMRNIENINQKTGAIATEAGRTSEASQQALDLATDLENLMNRFSRTEE; encoded by the coding sequence ATGAAAATCAATCTGCCCATCACTGGAAACGAGTCGACGTATCCCGCCGACGCACAGCTGATCTCCACTACCGATTTAAAGGGAATCATCACGTATACGAACAAAAGTTTTCAGGATGTCGCCGGTTTTACCGAACACGAGCTGCTGCATAAAAGCCACAACATCGTTCGACACCCGGATATGCCGCCGGAAGCATTCATCGATCTCTGGTCGACCCTGAAAAACCGGAGTCCCTGGATGGGCATCGTCAAAAATCGCTGCAAAAACGGGGATCATTACTGGGTGGACGCGTTCGTCATGCCGATGCTGGACGGAGACCGGATCGTCGGCTACGAATCGGTCAGAGTAAACCCTTCGCGGGAGCACGTTGCAAGGGCCGAAGCGCTTTATCGGTCATTTCGTGAAAAGAAGTTCAAGGTGTTTTCACTCTTTCGCTTGAGCTTTCGCGCAAAAGCCTTCGTGGGATTTCTCGTTGCCATCACGCCGCCTCTTGCACTCGCTTTTAACGGTGTCGGCGCGCATCCCATGTTTTTCGCGACGGCTGCCGTCAGCCTGGGAATCGCGGCGGTCATGACCCGGCTTCTCATAAATCCGCTTACCCGGGCGGCGAACTACTCCAGGCAGTTTATCGACAACAGCATCGCTCGCCAGGTCTATGCCGGCCGGGACGATGAAGTGGGACAGTTGCAAACCGCCATCACTTCCTTGCAGGCCCGCCTGCGCACCGTGATCGGACGCTTCGAGGATGCCGCCGGCCGGCTCAGGCGGATGGCGACACAGACTCGGGAGGCCGCGGCTCAGACCAGCGCCGATCTCGCCCATCAACAAGCGGAAATCGCCATGGTAGCGACCGCCGTCGACGAAATGACCGCAACCGTGCAGAGCATCGCGCGCAATGCCGCGGAGGCCGCTTCCGCAGCCGATCGAGCGACGGGCGCGGCCGGTAAGGGCAAGCAAGCCGTCGGGCAGACCAGCGTCGCAATCGATGACTTGGCCCACGAAGTCGAGAGTGCCGCGCAGGTAATCGAAAAACTCGAGCAGGAGAGCAAGGGCATCGATGTCGTGGTTAGCGTAATCCGCGACATCGCCGATCAAACCAATCTGCTGGCCCTGAATGCCGCTATCGAAGCGGCGCGTGCCGGCGAGCGGGGCCGCGGTTTCGCGGTGGTTGCCGAAGAGGTTCGCAAACTGGCCTCCACCACTCAGAGTTCAACCCGGGAAATTCAGCAAATCGTCGAACGGCTGCAAAACGGAGCGCAGAAAGCTTCGGCCGTTATGGAAAAAGGGCGAAGGCAAGCTCAAGTGAGTGTCCAGCAGGCGGAAATCTGCAATGAAACGCTTTCGGAAATTACCCGAGCAATCGAAGAAATCAAGGATATGAACGTTCAAGTCGCCAGCGCTGTGGAGGAACAGTCCTGCGTCACCCAAGAAATCATGCGTAACATCGAAAATATCAATCAGAAAACCGGAGCCATCGCGACAGAGGCCGGCCGCACGTCCGAAGCCAGTCAACAGGCACTGGATCTGGCCACCGATCTCGAAAATCTCATGAATCGCTTTTCACGTACCGAGGAATGA
- a CDS encoding MBL fold metallo-hydrolase yields the protein MIFKQLFEPDTCTYTYLLGCDRTRRTVLIDPVANEVENYIGRLKQLDLNLLYTMETHVHADHITGSGLLREHLGSKSVVHRDAGAMCADLLVTDGILLQVGDLEIEVRHTPGHTNGCVSYVVGDRVFTGDALFIGGCGRTDFQQGDAGRLYDSITKKLFTLPPDTLVYPGHDYNGNTVSSIKQEMAKNPRLGAGKSREEFIAIMNELDLPYPKYIDQALPANQACGREPAVRHG from the coding sequence ATGATCTTCAAACAACTTTTTGAACCCGATACCTGCACCTATACTTACCTGCTCGGCTGCGACCGCACCCGCCGCACTGTGCTGATCGACCCGGTCGCGAACGAGGTTGAAAACTACATCGGACGGCTAAAGCAGCTTGATCTCAACCTGCTCTATACCATGGAAACCCATGTCCATGCGGACCATATCACGGGGTCCGGGCTTTTGCGTGAGCACTTGGGCAGCAAGAGCGTGGTGCATCGAGACGCTGGTGCCATGTGTGCCGATCTTTTGGTGACCGACGGCATTTTACTCCAGGTAGGAGACTTGGAAATCGAAGTGCGGCATACGCCCGGGCATACCAATGGTTGCGTCAGCTATGTCGTGGGCGATCGGGTTTTCACCGGGGATGCCTTGTTCATCGGAGGTTGTGGGCGTACCGATTTTCAACAGGGTGATGCCGGGCGATTGTACGACAGCATCACCAAGAAACTTTTCACCCTCCCACCTGACACTCTCGTCTATCCGGGGCATGACTACAATGGCAATACGGTTTCCAGCATCAAGCAGGAAATGGCCAAGAATCCCCGATTGGGAGCCGGCAAGAGTCGCGAGGAGTTCATTGCCATCATGAATGAGCTCGATCTGCCTTATCCGAAATACATTGATCAGGCGTTGCCTGCGAACCAAGCATGTGGAAGAGAGCCGGCCGTACGCCACGGCTAA
- a CDS encoding sulfite exporter TauE/SafE family protein, producing MTLVVVLSLLIGVLLGLLGGGGSILTVPLFVYLLHIEPKTAIATSLVVVGVTSLAAIVNHARNGRVCWRTGLIFGGAGMVGAYGGGRLAAYIPGGVLLLLFAFIMFATAFAMLRGRRQRSVEAGSIKALCPAELPLLAIIFDGLVVGALTGLVGAGGGFLVVPALNLLGGLPMHAAIGTSLLVIAMKSFAGLAGYIAHVSIDLELVSIVTGSSILGSLLGGLLSRHVSGQALRRVFAVFVIAIACYLLYKELTPELITETREILRKRPDFFFGMATMLGILAIGRLWRWIHARGLGQKKRIYAESR from the coding sequence ATGACCCTGGTCGTCGTCTTATCACTTTTAATTGGCGTTCTGCTGGGGTTGCTCGGCGGTGGCGGGTCGATACTTACGGTGCCTCTGTTTGTCTACTTGCTCCACATCGAACCCAAAACGGCCATCGCTACCTCGCTGGTCGTGGTTGGTGTCACGAGCCTCGCCGCAATCGTCAATCATGCCAGAAACGGCCGGGTCTGCTGGCGTACCGGTCTGATCTTCGGCGGCGCCGGCATGGTGGGCGCCTACGGCGGCGGGCGGCTGGCGGCCTATATTCCGGGTGGCGTTTTACTGCTGCTGTTCGCCTTTATCATGTTCGCCACGGCTTTTGCGATGCTTCGCGGGCGGCGTCAGAGGAGCGTGGAAGCCGGCTCGATCAAGGCGCTCTGTCCGGCGGAGCTCCCGTTGTTAGCGATCATATTCGACGGTCTCGTAGTGGGTGCTCTCACCGGTCTGGTCGGCGCCGGCGGCGGCTTCCTGGTGGTTCCGGCTTTGAATTTGCTGGGCGGACTGCCCATGCATGCAGCGATCGGCACCTCGCTGCTGGTGATCGCGATGAAGTCGTTCGCCGGACTCGCCGGATATATCGCTCACGTCAGTATTGACCTCGAACTGGTTTCCATTGTTACCGGTTCGTCTATTCTCGGAAGCCTGCTCGGCGGTTTGCTCTCCCGGCATGTCAGCGGGCAGGCCTTGCGGCGGGTTTTCGCGGTTTTCGTTATCGCGATTGCCTGTTACCTCTTGTACAAAGAGCTGACGCCTGAACTGATCACTGAGACAAGGGAAATCCTCCGGAAGCGTCCCGACTTCTTTTTCGGTATGGCCACCATGTTGGGCATCCTGGCAATCGGCCGGCTTTGGCGATGGATTCATGCGCGAGGCTTGGGTCAAAAAAAAAGGATCTACGCTGAATCGCGCTGA